In Fragaria vesca subsp. vesca unplaced genomic scaffold, FraVesHawaii_1.0 scf0513160_u, whole genome shotgun sequence, a single window of DNA contains:
- the LOC101292086 gene encoding uncharacterized protein LOC101292086: MNPQHSSLRPNRSSSLKSRFTQGFLRALKRLNRQPPPPSSSPPQTASSRMEMCRRYLRIRIAADASMASAVGSRRAWSRALLLKIRSSRQSRSSNSSTRRISMKTKCLGKKMKKKKKKLKCSKEITDLRKFVPGGEAMDACSLLDEAAHYIRSLSTQVQVMKRIADVYSVN, translated from the coding sequence ATGAATCCTCAGCACTCTTCCTTGAGGCCTAACAGGTCCAGCAGTTTGAAATCTAGGTTCACACAAGGGTTTCTTCGAGCTCTGAAGAGATTAAACAggcaaccaccaccaccatcatcatcaccgcCACAAACTGCATCGTCTCGGATGGAGATGTGCAGACGATATCTGAGAATTAGGATTGCTGCTGATGCATCCATGGCTTCAGCTGTTGGGTCTAGAAGAGCTTGGAGTCGTGCTTTGCTTCTCAAGATTCGAAGCAGCAGACAATCCCGGTCCTCTAATTCATCTACCAGAAGAATAAGCATGAAAACGAAATGCTtagggaagaagatgaagaagaagaagaagaagctcaagtGTAGTAAGGAGATCACCGATCTTCGGAAGTTCGTACCTGGTGGCGAAGCCATGGATGCTTGCAGTTTGTTGGATGAGGCTGCTCACTACATAAGGAGCCTCAGCACTCAGGTACAGGTGATGAAAAGGATTGCGGATGTTTACtctgttaattaa
- the LOC101292372 gene encoding probable E3 ubiquitin-protein ligase ARI1-like, whose product MEDDYYMSCEDESYYDEEEEEEDNDGENMETDIMAIGESETKCVVSSTKVISRESLLAAQRGDVQKVMDVLSLKEYHARTLLIHYRWDVDKVLAVYVERGKEFLYEKAGVTMAEHGTSQLSSSVMCDICMDEIPANKVTVMDCNHCFCNECWTEHFIVKINEGQSRRIKCMAYKCNAVCDEGIIRNLVTARDPNLAEKFDRFLLESYIEDNKKVKWCPSVPHCGNAIRIEDDELIEVECACGNQFCFRCLCEAHSPCTCQIWEQWLKSLVDESQSVKYIAVHTKPCPKCGKVVEKNGGCNLVACICGQPFCWLCGAATGFTHTYQSIEGHECGRFKEEEVANLEQTKKDLIRYDHYFNRYQAHKVSLKVEATLKQTVQTKIYDLQENLSSAEDYNWIIKALDRLFMSRRIVMCSYPFAYRMFGDLLKEEMTKKQRMIKQNLFEDQQQHLEASMEKLSMFTQEPFEEYSEKKLSELKRRMMDLSTLVDNLCLKLFECIEYDLLGKLQFSGHLHRVVSYNPNGVEKASEINSLSGL is encoded by the coding sequence ATGGAGGACGACTATTATATGAGCTGCGAGGACGAAAGCTATTAcgacgaggaggaggaggaggaggataaTGATGGGGAGAATATGGAGACGGATATTATGGCCATCGGTGAGAGTGAGACTAAGTGTGTGGTTTCCTCGACCAAGGTGATTTCAAGAGAATCTCTCTTGGCTGCACAGAGAGGAGATGTGCAGAAGGTAATGGATGTTCTGTCACTGAAAGAGTATCATGCCCGAACCTTGCTCATCCATTATCGGTGGGACGTCGACAAGGTGCTTGCTGTGTATGTAGAGAGGGGGAAAGAGTTCCTATACGAAAAGGCAGGTGTGACTATGGCGGAGCATGGCACATCACAGCTCTCATCTTCGGTTATGTGTGATATTTGCATGGACGAAATTCCGGCTAATAAGGTCACAGTCATGGACTGCAACCACTGTTTTTGTAACGAATGTTGGACAGAGCATTTTATTGTGAAAATAAACGAGGGTCAAAGCAGGCGCATCAAATGCATGGCATACAAGTGCAATGCTGTTTGTGACGAAGGAATAATCAGAAATCTGGTAACGGCAAGGGATCCTAATCTGGCAGAGAAGTTTGATCGTTTTCTTCTGGAATCATATATTGAAGATAATAAAAAGGTGAAGTGGTGCCCTAGTGTTCCTCATTGCGGAAATGCTATACGTATCGAAGACGATGAACTAATCGAGGTTGAATGTGCATGTGGAAACCAATTCTGTTTTCGTTGTTTATGCGAAGCACACTCTCCTTGTACATGCCAAATTTGGGAGCAGTGGTTGAAGTCGTTAGTAGATGAATCACAATCTGTAAAGTACATTGCAGTCCATACAAAGCCTTGCCCAAAATGTGGCAAGGTGGTCGAAAAGAATGGAGGATGCAATCTAGTTGCCTGTATCTGTGGACAACCATTCTGTTGGCTCTGTGGTGCGGCAACTGGTTTTACTCATACATATCAATCCATTGAAGGTCATGAGTGTGGACGATTCAAAGAAGAGGAGGTGGCGAACCTTGAGCAAACCAAGAAGGACCTAATTCGTTATGATCACTACTTCAACCGTTATCAAGCTCATAAAGTATCTCTTAAGGTTGAAGCTACCCTGAAGCAAACCGTACAAACAAAGATATATGATTTGCAAGAAAACTTGTCGTCAGCTGAAGATTATAACTGGATAATCAAAGCGCTCGACAGACTCTTTATGTCAAGGCGAATTGTCATGTGTTCCTACCCATTTGCATATCGCATGTTCGGTGACCTTCTCAAAGAAGAGatgacaaaaaaacaaaggatgaTAAAACAGAACTTGTTTGAGGACCAGCAGCAGCATCTTGAGGCAAGCATGGAGAAGCTTTCGATGTTTACACAGGAACCTTTTGAAGAATATTCAGAGAAGAAACTTTCCGAGTTGAAACGGAGGATGATGGATCTTTCAACACTTGTTGATAACCTCTGCCTAAAATTGTTCGAATGCATTGAGTATGATTTGCTGGGcaaacttcaattttcagGTCATCTTCACAGAGTTGTGTCTTACAACCCGAATGGAGTGGAGAAAGCATCAGAAATTAACAGTTTGTCGGGATTATGA